From a single Methanofollis sp. W23 genomic region:
- a CDS encoding glycine betaine ABC transporter substrate-binding protein produces MKHIKGLVYLFIGFLVVASAFTAGCTGEGAQSSEQKSISIGYVLWDSEIASTNVIKQVFEKAGYDVTITAIDAAPLFEGLAQGSIDCSVSGWLPVTQKTYWDKYGDQIDLVRKNLEGGALIGLVVPTYVTIDSVEDLNDPAVKEKFGGKIYGIDPGSGTMHTAEKLIEAYGLDYELVPSSTAGMVSALKRGVDRDEWVVVTGWVPHWKFARWDLKFLDEPQDVFGKDEYIATFARPGLAEDDPEAYAILERFHWTAEDMNTVMLDIEDGMKAEDAAAKWVEAHPEQVDAWLGKTA; encoded by the coding sequence ATGAAACATATCAAAGGTCTTGTATACCTCTTTATCGGCTTCCTTGTTGTTGCATCGGCTTTCACTGCCGGATGCACAGGTGAAGGTGCACAGTCTTCCGAACAGAAGTCGATCTCTATTGGATACGTCCTCTGGGACTCTGAGATCGCAAGCACCAACGTGATCAAGCAGGTCTTTGAGAAAGCAGGCTATGATGTCACCATCACTGCTATCGACGCTGCCCCTCTCTTCGAGGGACTGGCACAGGGAAGCATCGACTGTTCGGTCTCAGGATGGCTCCCGGTGACGCAGAAGACGTACTGGGACAAGTACGGCGACCAGATCGACCTGGTCAGAAAGAACCTCGAAGGCGGGGCGCTCATCGGACTGGTCGTCCCGACCTATGTGACCATCGACTCGGTGGAAGACCTCAACGACCCGGCCGTCAAAGAGAAGTTCGGCGGCAAGATCTATGGGATCGACCCAGGTTCAGGGACCATGCATACGGCCGAGAAATTGATCGAAGCCTATGGCCTGGACTATGAACTGGTCCCGAGTTCCACTGCCGGGATGGTCAGCGCCCTGAAGAGAGGGGTCGACCGCGACGAATGGGTCGTGGTCACGGGATGGGTGCCGCACTGGAAGTTCGCACGCTGGGACCTGAAGTTCCTGGACGAACCCCAGGACGTCTTTGGGAAGGACGAGTATATCGCCACCTTTGCACGTCCTGGCCTGGCCGAGGACGACCCCGAGGCCTACGCGATCCTCGAACGGTTCCACTGGACTGCCGAGGATATGAACACCGTGATGCTTGATATCGAAGATGGCATGAAGGCCGAAGATGCGGCGGCGAAGTGGGTCGAGGCCCATCCTGAGCAGGTCGATGCCTGGCTCGGGAAGACGGCATGA
- a CDS encoding glycine betaine ABC transporter substrate-binding protein: MRKSCIIFVIGLLAVACVLITGCTGTGGDVSSVEKEATLVSTPYGTAQSSAHVLKEVLEDAGYAITIKEVDVGIAWAAVASGDVDFIVDAWLPTCHGNYLDKYEDKIDFVRKNLIGTRCGLAVPTYVPIDSIDELNGVRDKFDGTIIGIEPGAGIMQGTDEAIEAYGLEYTLQSGSEVGMLASLKSAIDRDEWVVVTAWSPHWKFIRWDLKYLEDPENVYGDEEYIATYARQGLKDKMPDLYAVLERFTWTPEDMASVMYDMEEHGMTPEEAAEKWVQSHPDQVEAWTGSKA; the protein is encoded by the coding sequence ATGAGAAAAAGTTGCATAATTTTTGTTATCGGTCTCCTTGCCGTTGCCTGTGTCCTCATCACCGGGTGTACCGGCACCGGCGGAGACGTGAGTAGCGTCGAAAAAGAAGCGACCCTTGTCAGCACCCCCTACGGGACGGCGCAGTCGAGTGCCCATGTGCTCAAAGAGGTGCTTGAAGACGCCGGATATGCCATCACTATCAAGGAGGTGGATGTCGGGATCGCCTGGGCGGCCGTCGCCAGTGGCGATGTGGACTTCATCGTGGATGCATGGCTCCCGACCTGCCATGGAAATTATCTGGACAAGTACGAGGACAAGATCGATTTTGTACGCAAGAACCTCATCGGGACACGGTGCGGACTTGCCGTCCCCACGTATGTCCCCATCGACTCGATCGATGAACTGAACGGGGTCAGGGATAAATTCGACGGGACGATCATCGGCATCGAACCCGGCGCCGGGATCATGCAGGGGACCGACGAGGCGATCGAGGCGTACGGCCTTGAGTATACGCTCCAGTCTGGCAGCGAGGTGGGGATGCTTGCATCGTTGAAGTCTGCGATCGATCGGGACGAGTGGGTCGTGGTCACCGCATGGTCGCCGCACTGGAAGTTCATCAGGTGGGACCTGAAGTACCTTGAGGACCCGGAGAACGTGTACGGCGACGAGGAATACATCGCCACCTACGCCCGGCAGGGACTCAAAGACAAGATGCCCGACCTTTATGCGGTCCTGGAACGTTTCACCTGGACGCCCGAAGATATGGCCTCGGTGATGTATGACATGGAAGAGCACGGCATGACGCCTGAGGAGGCAGCAGAGAAGTGGGTACAGAGTCATCCCGACCAGGTCGAGGCCTGGACCGGCAGCAAAGCATAA
- a CDS encoding glycine betaine ABC transporter substrate-binding protein: MKQNSRIGFILCGLLAVALVLSAGCTGSGGDAQPSEQKSISIGYVLWDSEIASTNVVKQVFEKAGYDVTITAVDAAPLYQAIVSGDVDCTVSAWLPRTQKVYMDEYGDQLDFVRKNLEGAKIGLVVPTYVTIDSIEEMNEVKDKFDGKIVGIDAGAGVVNNAEDAIEEYDLDYDLVYSSSAGMASALKKSVDRAEWVVVTGWTPHWKFSRWDLKYLEDPKGVFGGEEYLGTLARPGLAEDDPEAYAILERFYWTPEDMESVMLDIEEGMSHEDAAKKWIDAHPDQVDAWLGKA, translated from the coding sequence ATGAAACAGAACAGCAGAATCGGATTCATCCTCTGCGGCCTCCTTGCCGTGGCACTCGTCCTCAGCGCCGGGTGCACCGGCAGCGGCGGAGACGCACAACCATCAGAACAGAAATCGATCTCCATCGGGTATGTCCTCTGGGACTCCGAGATCGCGAGCACCAACGTGGTCAAGCAGGTCTTCGAGAAGGCCGGATATGACGTCACCATCACGGCCGTCGACGCTGCGCCGCTCTACCAGGCCATCGTCAGCGGCGACGTGGACTGCACCGTCTCCGCCTGGCTCCCCAGGACCCAGAAGGTCTACATGGACGAGTACGGGGACCAGCTCGACTTTGTCAGGAAAAACCTTGAAGGCGCCAAGATCGGCCTGGTCGTCCCGACCTATGTGACCATCGACTCCATCGAAGAGATGAACGAGGTCAAGGACAAGTTCGACGGGAAGATCGTCGGCATCGACGCCGGTGCCGGGGTCGTTAATAATGCCGAGGACGCAATCGAGGAATACGACCTCGACTATGACCTTGTCTACAGTTCAAGCGCCGGCATGGCCTCAGCCCTGAAGAAGTCGGTCGACCGGGCCGAATGGGTCGTGGTCACCGGGTGGACCCCACACTGGAAGTTCTCCCGCTGGGACCTGAAGTACCTTGAGGACCCGAAAGGCGTCTTTGGCGGCGAGGAGTATCTCGGCACGCTTGCACGTCCTGGCCTTGCCGAGGACGACCCCGAGGCCTACGCGATCCTCGAACGCTTCTACTGGACTCCTGAAGACATGGAGTCGGTGATGCTCGATATCGAGGAGGGCATGTCCCATGAGGACGCCGCAAAGAAGTGGATCGACGCCCACCCAGACCAGGTCGACGCCTGGCTCGGGAAGGCGTAA
- a CDS encoding proline/glycine betaine ABC transporter permease: MNGFELPKIPLGDAVEALVEWIEINFAVVLDWISDGLDWIIEGMKYVLLILPAPVFIAVAAVLIWLVTKRDTKLAIGSAVGLLLIWDLQLWSLAMETLALVLASTLFALIIGIPTGILAARSETTHRLIKPCLDFMQTMPAFVYLIPAVVFFGLGNVPGMIATVIFAMPPVVRLTALGIQQVPRELIELADAFGTTERQKLIKVQLPVALPTIMAGINQGIMMALSMVVIAAMIGAQGLGYKVLEGIQRLDIGLGFEGGLAIVIIAIILDRVTQSLAPKRTEQ, translated from the coding sequence ATGAACGGGTTTGAACTCCCCAAGATCCCGCTCGGCGACGCCGTCGAGGCCCTCGTCGAATGGATCGAGATCAATTTTGCCGTCGTCCTGGACTGGATCAGCGACGGGCTGGACTGGATCATCGAGGGGATGAAATATGTCCTTCTCATCCTCCCGGCCCCGGTCTTCATCGCCGTTGCGGCGGTGCTTATCTGGCTTGTCACCAAACGCGATACCAAACTCGCCATCGGTTCGGCGGTCGGGCTCTTGCTCATCTGGGACCTCCAACTCTGGTCCCTGGCGATGGAGACGCTTGCCCTGGTCCTGGCGTCCACACTCTTTGCGCTCATAATCGGGATCCCAACCGGGATCCTGGCAGCGCGTTCAGAGACCACCCACCGGCTCATCAAGCCATGCCTTGACTTCATGCAGACGATGCCGGCCTTCGTGTATCTCATCCCGGCCGTGGTCTTCTTCGGCCTCGGGAATGTACCAGGCATGATCGCCACCGTCATCTTTGCGATGCCGCCGGTGGTCAGGCTCACGGCCCTCGGGATCCAGCAGGTGCCCAGGGAACTGATCGAACTTGCCGACGCCTTTGGTACGACCGAGAGACAGAAACTGATCAAGGTGCAGCTGCCGGTCGCCCTGCCGACGATCATGGCGGGCATCAACCAGGGCATCATGATGGCCCTCTCGATGGTGGTCATCGCCGCCATGATCGGGGCCCAGGGTCTCGGCTACAAGGTGCTCGAGGGAATCCAGCGTCTCGACATCGGCCTCGGGTTCGAAGGCGGGCTTGCGATCGTGATCATCGCGATCATCCTCGACCGGGTGACCCAGAGCCTCGCCCCCAAACGTACTGAACAATAA
- the proV gene encoding glycine betaine/L-proline ABC transporter ATP-binding protein ProV, whose amino-acid sequence MNQEMVKPKLVIRSLYKIFGKHPTDAFALVKEGHSKEDILDKTGQTIGLRDVNLSIQEGEIFVVMGLSGSGKSTLLRCTNRLIKPTSGEVLIDGTDIASLDEDALRDVRRKKLGMVFQNFALLPHRSVIENVAFGLEVQGMPEEERLEKAKKTIEMVGLSGYEESIPDALSGGMKQRVGLARALASDPDILLMDEAFSALDPIIRTGMQDELLDLQNELNKTIIFVTHDLDEALKLGDRIALMKDGSVVQVGTPEEILTSPADDYVTSFVAGVDMTKVLTAEGVMKNPDPVVSIVSGPRVAMKLMEDHGISTIFAVGKGKTFRGMVTVEDAVAAARAKKTNIEDILITDTPVTAPDTPVRDLMGLVATTQYPVAVVDENNRLRGVIVRGSLLGALDVTASGEEEDEE is encoded by the coding sequence ATGAATCAGGAGATGGTAAAACCCAAACTCGTCATCAGATCATTGTATAAAATTTTCGGAAAACATCCCACCGATGCCTTCGCTCTGGTGAAAGAAGGACATTCCAAAGAGGATATCCTGGACAAAACCGGACAGACCATCGGTCTCAGGGACGTGAACCTCTCGATCCAAGAGGGTGAAATTTTTGTGGTCATGGGCCTCTCAGGCTCAGGCAAGTCTACTCTTCTCAGGTGTACAAACCGATTGATCAAACCGACCTCAGGAGAGGTTCTCATCGACGGCACCGACATCGCCTCGCTCGACGAGGACGCACTCAGGGACGTACGACGGAAGAAACTGGGCATGGTCTTCCAGAACTTTGCCCTCCTTCCGCACCGGAGCGTCATCGAGAATGTCGCCTTCGGACTGGAAGTCCAGGGGATGCCAGAGGAAGAACGGCTTGAAAAGGCAAAGAAGACCATCGAGATGGTCGGGCTTTCCGGATACGAGGAGAGCATACCTGACGCCCTCTCAGGCGGGATGAAGCAGCGGGTCGGTCTGGCCCGTGCACTTGCAAGCGACCCTGACATCCTCCTGATGGACGAGGCCTTCAGCGCCCTCGACCCCATTATCAGGACCGGGATGCAGGACGAACTCCTCGACCTCCAGAACGAACTGAACAAGACGATCATCTTCGTGACCCACGACCTCGACGAGGCCCTCAAACTCGGGGACCGGATCGCCCTGATGAAAGATGGGTCCGTCGTCCAGGTCGGCACGCCCGAGGAGATCCTCACCTCCCCGGCCGACGACTATGTGACAAGCTTTGTCGCCGGGGTCGACATGACCAAGGTGCTCACCGCCGAAGGCGTTATGAAAAACCCCGACCCGGTAGTCTCGATCGTCTCAGGTCCCAGGGTCGCCATGAAACTGATGGAAGACCACGGGATCTCGACGATCTTTGCGGTCGGGAAGGGGAAGACCTTCAGAGGCATGGTGACCGTTGAAGATGCGGTCGCCGCGGCACGAGCAAAGAAGACCAACATCGAGGATATTCTCATTACCGACACCCCGGTCACGGCCCCCGACACCCCGGTCCGTGACCTGATGGGGCTCGTGGCCACGACCCAGTACCCGGTCGCGGTCGTCGACGAGAACAACCGGCTCAGGGGAGTCATTGTCAGGGGGTCGCTCCTCGGGGCCCTTGACGTCACCGCCAGCGGTGAGGAGGAAGATGAAGAATGA
- a CDS encoding amino acid-binding protein — MKIEVKDAPGQLVDALQPISEVGGNIMAVIHEWDPTLRPKTRIVQVVLEITDERLDDLVRTLKDRGVSILGIGEEQLLMKRSVIMIGHIMHTDLSDTVGSIDQTGFAEVVEMHVTMPGINRRSSALLTISATNEESMERAMETLRSVAREKNLLMVETMEEAA, encoded by the coding sequence ATGAAGATCGAGGTGAAAGATGCTCCCGGGCAACTGGTAGACGCCCTGCAGCCGATCTCTGAGGTCGGCGGGAACATCATGGCAGTCATTCATGAGTGGGACCCGACGCTGAGGCCGAAGACGCGTATCGTCCAGGTGGTCCTTGAGATCACCGACGAGCGTCTCGACGACCTTGTCAGGACTCTCAAGGACCGGGGTGTCTCGATCCTGGGGATCGGCGAGGAACAACTCCTGATGAAGAGGAGCGTCATTATGATCGGGCATATTATGCACACCGATCTCTCCGACACGGTCGGGTCGATCGACCAGACCGGGTTTGCCGAGGTGGTGGAGATGCATGTGACCATGCCAGGCATCAACCGGCGGTCCTCGGCCCTTCTCACGATATCTGCAACCAATGAGGAGAGTATGGAACGCGCAATGGAGACCCTCAGATCGGTGGCCAGGGAGAAGAATCTGCTCATGGTCGAGACGATGGAGGAGGCCGCATGA
- a CDS encoding homoserine dehydrogenase, whose amino-acid sequence MRVAVLGMGSVGRGVVSVIAEKGLGLTVTGLADSKSGLIEPEGIDLAAALEQKRTTGRCGDPAISAMEIVARGEYDILVEVTPTDIKSGEPGLTAIRTALSMGKHVVTSNKGPIALKYRELMNLAREHGVQLRYEATVCGAIPIIQTLQHGLAGNTVKAVYGVMNGTCNYILTRMADEGLTYEQALDEAREMGYAEADPTFDVKGIDAALKLVILANTIWKNGATLADVDCTGIDLLTVEALALAERKNCTIRLIGEVVPEKGVLRVSPRILPKKHPLVVRDNLNAVTVVTDLAGAVTEVGKGAGSVETASAVIGDLLFIKQCHVEGH is encoded by the coding sequence ATGAGAGTCGCGGTCCTTGGCATGGGGTCGGTCGGCCGCGGCGTCGTCTCGGTGATCGCCGAGAAAGGACTCGGGCTGACGGTCACCGGGCTTGCCGACTCGAAGAGTGGACTGATCGAGCCTGAGGGCATCGACCTTGCAGCCGCTCTGGAACAGAAGAGGACAACCGGGCGCTGCGGCGACCCGGCGATCTCGGCGATGGAGATCGTGGCACGCGGCGAGTATGATATCCTGGTGGAGGTGACCCCCACTGATATCAAGAGCGGGGAACCTGGTCTCACCGCGATCAGGACGGCCCTCTCGATGGGGAAGCATGTGGTCACCTCGAACAAGGGGCCGATCGCCCTCAAATACAGGGAACTGATGAATCTCGCCAGGGAGCACGGGGTGCAACTGCGGTACGAGGCGACGGTCTGCGGGGCTATCCCGATCATCCAGACGCTCCAGCACGGGCTTGCCGGGAACACGGTCAAGGCCGTCTATGGGGTCATGAACGGCACCTGCAATTATATTCTCACCAGGATGGCCGACGAGGGGTTGACCTACGAGCAGGCCCTCGACGAGGCCCGGGAGATGGGGTATGCCGAGGCCGACCCGACCTTCGACGTGAAGGGGATCGACGCCGCCCTGAAACTGGTCATCCTGGCCAATACGATCTGGAAGAATGGTGCCACCCTGGCCGATGTCGACTGTACGGGCATCGACCTCCTGACGGTGGAGGCCCTTGCCCTTGCCGAGAGAAAAAACTGCACCATCAGGCTCATCGGCGAGGTGGTGCCTGAGAAGGGGGTGCTCAGGGTCTCCCCCAGGATCCTCCCGAAGAAGCACCCGCTGGTCGTCCGCGACAACCTCAACGCCGTGACGGTGGTCACCGACCTGGCCGGGGCGGTCACCGAGGTCGGGAAGGGGGCGGGGTCGGTCGAGACGGCAAGTGCGGTCATCGGCGACCTGCTCTTTATCAAACAGTGTCATGTCGAGGGTCATTGA
- a CDS encoding sugar-specific transcriptional regulator TrmB codes for MLPRSTVQDWVTRLLEEGCIVQKEERRGRHPAVYAAASALPASACRRIFTTVDGDLVECYHECLSSGCAAFCAYHHALAGGPLVHVQRDGTLLRECGVISEHDEVEIGLAPLPAVGVVGIRREGDEVVQQIRCVGGPAYSLTDQMAEAEGVCGVEARQRGRTIEGEVRTRALAHLGIGVDDTDAPGGGATFALALALLQHLSTIKGVIPIGHQVAMLKPDLPERTAGNSCSYIELAVEPGRVEEVTERAVRFVSAEALSPEWGIAVREGFRLLPDLRDFGVRARKERVTPDEAWGLAAGSGILLRGGRGVVGALAAVALRGVPVGALLDPFAGIDERPE; via the coding sequence ATGCTCCCGCGAAGCACGGTCCAGGACTGGGTGACCCGGCTCCTCGAAGAGGGGTGTATCGTGCAGAAGGAGGAGCGGCGCGGGCGGCACCCGGCGGTCTATGCGGCGGCCTCGGCCCTGCCGGCAAGCGCGTGCCGACGGATCTTCACGACGGTCGACGGCGACCTGGTGGAGTGCTATCACGAATGTCTGAGTAGCGGGTGTGCGGCATTCTGCGCGTATCATCATGCCCTTGCTGGCGGGCCGCTGGTGCATGTGCAGCGGGACGGGACGCTGCTGCGCGAGTGCGGGGTCATCTCCGAGCACGACGAGGTCGAGATCGGGCTTGCCCCGTTGCCGGCGGTCGGGGTGGTCGGGATCAGGCGCGAGGGCGACGAGGTCGTGCAACAGATCCGGTGCGTTGGCGGCCCGGCTTACTCGCTCACCGACCAGATGGCTGAGGCCGAGGGGGTCTGCGGGGTCGAGGCGCGGCAACGCGGGCGGACGATCGAGGGCGAGGTGCGGACGCGGGCCCTGGCCCATCTCGGGATCGGGGTCGACGATACCGACGCCCCGGGCGGGGGCGCGACCTTCGCCCTGGCCCTGGCCCTCCTCCAGCACCTGAGCACGATCAAGGGTGTGATCCCGATCGGTCACCAGGTGGCGATGCTCAAGCCAGACCTGCCTGAGCGGACGGCCGGGAACTCGTGCAGTTATATCGAACTCGCGGTGGAGCCTGGCAGGGTCGAGGAGGTCACCGAGCGGGCGGTCCGTTTTGTCTCGGCCGAGGCGCTCTCCCCTGAGTGGGGGATCGCGGTGCGGGAGGGGTTCAGGCTCCTGCCCGACCTCCGGGACTTTGGGGTGCGGGCACGCAAAGAGCGGGTCACCCCTGACGAGGCGTGGGGCCTCGCGGCCGGGAGCGGCATCCTCCTCAGGGGTGGGCGCGGGGTCGTCGGCGCCCTGGCGGCGGTGGCCCTGCGGGGGGTGCCGGTCGGGGCGTTGCTGGACCCGTTTGCCGGGATTGATGAGCGACCGGAATAA
- a CDS encoding DNA-deoxyinosine glycosylase translates to MSGLPPVVGPAPVILVLGSFPSVFSLRVREYYGNPRNGFWRVMEALFGVPADRPYAERLEGLKAAGVALWDVVGACTRDGSSDASIREVAANDIPGFLDRHPTVCIVALNGRAAEHWLRRVHPAVLERPGVRVLALPSTSPANARLTLEEKIEAWQAVARTGEKV, encoded by the coding sequence ATGAGCGGTCTCCCGCCGGTCGTCGGGCCGGCGCCGGTCATTCTGGTGCTCGGGAGTTTCCCGAGCGTCTTCTCGCTGCGCGTTCGCGAGTATTACGGCAACCCGCGCAACGGGTTCTGGCGGGTGATGGAGGCGCTCTTCGGGGTGCCGGCCGACCGCCCCTATGCCGAACGGCTGGAAGGACTGAAGGCGGCCGGCGTCGCGCTCTGGGACGTCGTCGGGGCGTGCACGCGGGACGGGAGCAGCGACGCCTCGATCAGAGAGGTGGCGGCAAACGACATCCCCGGCTTCCTCGACCGCCACCCGACCGTCTGCATCGTCGCCCTCAACGGCCGGGCGGCGGAACACTGGCTGCGGCGTGTCCACCCCGCGGTCCTGGAGCGCCCCGGTGTGCGGGTGCTCGCCCTCCCATCGACCAGTCCGGCGAACGCCCGCCTCACCCTGGAGGAGAAGATCGAGGCCTGGCAGGCGGTGGCGCGGACCGGCGAGAAAGTTTAA
- a CDS encoding Tex-like N-terminal domain-containing protein — protein METRTTRERACRFAAGIAAALGVREEQVAGTAALLAGGATVPFIARYRKEATGCLDEVAVAAVRDRLAAMERLEDRRETVLASLREQGVLTPDLTVRVMGAESLAVLEDLYLPFRPGRRTRASAARELGLAPLAATLLGGECADPLAAAQRYVRPDGPADAAAALAGASDIIAATVSEDAAVRASMRRLFMEAGVLTVRAARGKDLAATPYADYAGYTGRLGAMPGHRVHAVLRGAREGLLSLTVAPPERRALGLIGKRGRGQAGEVVAAAVQDGYRRLLAPAMERESLAAAKARADEEAVQVFAANLRRLLLAPPLGRKIVLAVDPGFAAGCKVACLDRQGKLLHATVVRPLPPHRQEEKSGAVLADLCRRYGVEVVAVGNGHGGREARAFLQTLGLEVPVVTVSECGASVYSASAEARREFPDLDLTLRSAVSIGRRLQDPLAELVKIDPQALGVGQYQHDVDGRLLAAALDDTVVSAVNAVGVEVNTASAPLLARVSGIGSRQAGRIVGFREEHGPFGSRQSLLEVPGIGPKTFEQAAGFLRVVGGADPLDATAVHPMHAPAVRAMADDLRVGVGDLVGNPALLGQVEPERYVHGAVGLPTVQDICAELAAPGRDPRPPFDLSAYEGAPASIDDLAPGMALQGTVTNVTAFGAFVDIGVGTDGLVHVSELADAYVARPLDVVGVHDRVAVTVLSVDLTRRRIALSMRESRRG, from the coding sequence ATGGAGACACGAACGACCAGGGAACGTGCATGCCGGTTCGCCGCCGGGATTGCGGCGGCCCTCGGGGTGAGAGAGGAGCAGGTGGCAGGGACGGCGGCGCTCCTCGCGGGCGGTGCGACGGTCCCCTTCATCGCGAGGTACCGGAAGGAGGCGACCGGCTGCCTGGACGAGGTGGCCGTCGCGGCGGTCAGGGACCGTCTTGCGGCGATGGAGCGGCTCGAAGACCGGAGGGAGACGGTGCTCGCGTCCCTTCGGGAGCAGGGCGTGCTCACCCCTGACCTGACGGTGCGGGTGATGGGGGCGGAGAGTCTGGCCGTCCTCGAAGATCTCTATCTTCCGTTCAGGCCCGGACGCCGGACCCGCGCCTCGGCGGCGCGTGAACTGGGGCTTGCCCCCCTGGCCGCAACCCTGCTCGGGGGCGAGTGCGCCGATCCGCTCGCCGCGGCGCAGAGGTATGTCAGGCCCGACGGTCCGGCCGACGCCGCAGCGGCGCTTGCCGGCGCGAGCGACATCATCGCCGCCACCGTCTCGGAGGACGCCGCCGTCAGGGCGTCGATGCGTCGGCTCTTCATGGAGGCGGGGGTGCTCACGGTGCGGGCGGCCCGCGGGAAGGATCTCGCCGCCACCCCGTACGCCGACTATGCAGGATATACCGGGCGGCTCGGGGCGATGCCAGGCCACCGTGTCCATGCGGTGCTGCGCGGGGCGCGGGAAGGGCTGCTCTCGCTCACCGTCGCCCCGCCTGAGAGACGGGCGCTCGGCCTGATAGGGAAGCGGGGCCGCGGGCAGGCGGGAGAGGTGGTGGCCGCGGCGGTGCAGGACGGGTACCGCCGCCTCCTTGCCCCGGCGATGGAGCGCGAGAGCCTCGCGGCCGCAAAAGCGCGGGCCGACGAGGAGGCGGTGCAGGTCTTTGCCGCCAACCTCAGACGCCTCCTCCTCGCGCCCCCGCTCGGGAGAAAGATCGTGCTCGCCGTCGATCCGGGCTTCGCGGCCGGGTGCAAGGTCGCCTGCCTGGACCGCCAGGGAAAGCTCCTCCACGCCACGGTCGTCCGCCCGCTCCCCCCGCACCGGCAGGAGGAGAAGTCCGGGGCGGTGCTCGCCGACCTCTGCCGGCGGTACGGCGTCGAGGTGGTCGCCGTCGGGAACGGCCACGGCGGCCGGGAGGCGCGGGCCTTCCTCCAGACCCTCGGCCTGGAGGTGCCAGTGGTCACGGTGAGCGAGTGCGGGGCCTCGGTCTACTCGGCCTCGGCCGAGGCCCGCCGGGAGTTTCCCGACCTCGACCTCACCCTCAGGAGCGCAGTCTCCATCGGCCGGCGTCTCCAGGACCCGCTCGCCGAACTGGTGAAGATCGACCCGCAGGCCCTGGGCGTCGGGCAGTACCAGCACGATGTGGACGGCCGACTCCTGGCCGCGGCCCTCGACGACACGGTGGTCAGCGCCGTTAATGCCGTCGGCGTGGAGGTGAACACGGCGAGCGCCCCCCTCCTCGCGAGGGTCTCCGGGATCGGGTCCAGGCAGGCCGGACGGATCGTCGGTTTCAGGGAGGAGCACGGGCCCTTCGGTTCACGGCAGTCCCTCCTCGAAGTGCCCGGCATCGGGCCAAAGACCTTCGAGCAGGCGGCCGGGTTTCTCAGGGTCGTCGGCGGCGCCGACCCACTGGACGCCACCGCCGTCCACCCGATGCACGCTCCGGCCGTCAGGGCGATGGCAGACGACCTCAGGGTCGGGGTCGGCGACCTCGTCGGCAACCCGGCCCTCCTCGGGCAGGTTGAACCGGAACGCTATGTGCACGGCGCCGTCGGCCTCCCGACAGTGCAAGACATCTGCGCCGAACTCGCCGCGCCTGGCCGCGACCCGCGACCGCCCTTTGACCTGAGCGCCTACGAGGGTGCCCCGGCCTCCATCGACGACCTCGCACCCGGCATGGCCCTCCAGGGCACTGTGACCAACGTGACGGCCTTCGGGGCCTTCGTGGACATCGGGGTCGGGACCGACGGCCTGGTCCACGTGAGCGAACTCGCCGACGCCTATGTCGCCCGGCCCCTCGACGTCGTCGGGGTGCACGACCGCGTCGCGGTCACCGTCCTCTCGGTGGACCTGACCCGCCGGCGGATCGCCCTCTCGATGCGGGAGAGTCGGCGAGGATGA